The DNA sequence ATGCTTTGGAAGGTTTATATAGACTACTGCACGCTGAATTACCCCATATTCAATCATGTGTAATCAATAGCAGAACATACAAATACGAGAGTAAGGTGTAGATCACTCAGTTTGCTGGCTATTTGGGATAGAGCAGATGGTACAGTATGTTTTGCTAGTGAAATGGAAGATATTCATCCAGTAACACTTGTTTTCTTTATCACTGTCTATTAACATGTTCATTAAAAGGCACAAGGTAAGTGGATTGCAAACTACACTACAAAAGCGGTTACTATCCAGCAGAGCTAAAATAAATATTTACACACTTAAAAGTACAACATGGAGACAGATTGCAATTCTTAATAACTGACAACATGGATCTCTTCTGTGATATGTCTAATTACTCATTTTTACACCTTACACAGCTTAAGCTAAATGTAACATTGCATATTAACCCATCTTTAAAAACATGAGCCATACCTGTTTAGCCTTTGGGAATTCCTTAAATGCTGCCTGAACCAATCTTATTGTAGAATGAACTATAAAAGAACGGTGTCACTACCAAGCTTCCGGCTTTATAAAAAAGCCTGGTAGCAACCTAGAAACACAGAGCTGCTGAATGGCCCATGCCACGTTTTTGGAAATAATTTTATAACTAATTTCATACAATTCTACAAATTTTGTCAGGGGGATTTTTTGTGTGCAGTTTACAGCTaatgtcctgcaattctacacattttgccatcgggtggagagaaatgttagCAGTTTTTAATATGTCAGAGTGACTAACTAAATCAATGGGGGGCCCCCAGTTGGTAATTCGATCAGGATTACTAGAAGTTTAGATAGCTGCCCGCTAGACTAATTGACCAATCTAAAAATATTTAGCTGACATGGGTTCATTTAGTGACTTCCAGTGACTGAcgcaagagaaaaactgctgatgcacaaccacatctTGAAATTGCACCATGTGTATTCTACCTCTCAAACGTAAGTTGAGATCCCACTGagaacaaaataataataataataagtaggcCTGTGGAATTGATCCTACACAAGGGTTTGATATCCCCTGGTGTAAAACGAGTGTTCCATATCCTCAAAGTTGAGCATTGCGAGACCTTAGAATTATAGGCTTTGaacatacagtgccagtcaaaagtttgggcgcACCTACtaatttctttatttttgctattttctacattgttaaaTAATACtatgaaactatgaaataacacacatggaatcatgtagtaaccaaaaaaagtgtttatcaaatcaaaatgtattatatgtttgagattcttcaaagtagccaccctttgccttgatggcagctttgcacactcttggcattctctcaaccagcttcatcaggaagtcacctggaatgcatttcaattaacaggtgtgccttgttaaaagttaagttGTGGAAatcctttccttcttaatgagttgagccaatcagttgtgttgtgacaaggtatgggtgatatacagaagatagccctatttggtaaaataccaagtccatattatggcaagaacagctcaaataagcaaagagaaatgacagtctatcattactttaagacatgaaggtcagtcaatacggaaaatgtcaaaaACCATCAaccgctatgatgaaactggctcgcatgaggaccgccacaggaaaggaagaaccagagtcacctctgctgcagaagacaagttcattagaattaactgcacctcagatttcaGCCAAAATAATTGCTTCccagagtttaagtaacagacatgTCAActtaaactgttcagaggagactgcgtaaatcaggccttcatggtcgaattgtcgcaaagaaaccactactaaaggacatgaataagaagaagagacttgcttgggccaagaaacacgagcaatggacatttgaccggtggaaatctgtcctttggtcgaATGATTCCAaatctgagatttttggttccaaccaccgtgttgttgtgagatgcagagtaggtgaacggatgatctccgcatgtgtggttcccaccgtgaagcatggaggaggtgtgatggtgctttgctagagacactgtcagtgatttatttagaattcaaggcatgcttaactagcatggctaccacagcattctgcagcgatacgccatcccatctggtttccaCTGAGTGGCACTATCATTTGTtgttcaacaagacaatgaccaaggagagtgatggagtgctgcatcagataacctgtcctccacaatcacccaacctcaacccagttgagatggttttggTGGAACTgatggaactccttcaagactgttggaagagcattcctcatgaagctggttgagagaatgcctagagtgtgcaaagctgtcatcaaggcaaagggtggctactttaaagaatataaaatatatttttgggttactacattattccatgtgtgttatttcatagttttgatgtcttcactattattctacaatgtagaaaataataaaaataaagaaaacccctagaatgagtaggtgtccaaacttttgactagtactgtacatTTAGTCAATAATCAGTTATTGACATGGCCATGCTCTGTACAGTATACCTCATGTTTGTTGAATGCAAAATACCCAAAATAAATTGCTTACACGGTACAAACCTATTTGGAAAACTGAACACAAAAGCCCCATTCCCCAGAACAAACCTTTTGTCAGACAGAACCCCACCATTCTAAGATCTTGTTTTGCAGGATGATTTTATGAAGTGAAATTCTCCTCACACTCGAATCTGATATCCATTCATGTCTGGTGGCGGCTTCGGATCAAGAACTTTCTTCTCTCCAGATGGACTGTAAACCCCCAAAAAAGATATATATGATTTCTCATGACACAGATTAAAACTGAGAGATTACTGTTCAGAGATTCCTCTTGAACTACACCATCATAGGATTTATAGCCTCTAGTGCTTGTTCAGATTAGTGCAGGGCCATCTCCACTACAGCTAGCATCTTGTTTATTGACTTAACGAGTATTTACTGTGCTGTCAGAGAGACTATAGTGAGACTAAGCAGCTCCTGATATCTGACTACATTGCACAATCAGTATTACCGTCTCTCGATGCGGCTGTTCCTGCGCATGGGGCTGCCTGGGTTACGGAGGGGCGAGCCCATGCAACTCTTCCTGTCTTTGGTGGGTGAAGGGGGCGCAGCCTTTCCAATCTGAAAGACAATCACACAGTTCTGTTTACCTCACAGTAACAACAAGGGGCAACACAAAGATAGAGGTACAAATGCTTACAAGTTGAGTTCTGGTCATATCCACCGTGTAGACTAAGGAGAAGTGCAATTCTCCAATTactaaacatttattttaaaattCAGCACACCATTTATGCAGAGTAGGGAGGAGGAAGGACACATACTTatagatagatacacacacacaccgatcatCAGCTTTCAATTACCTAGAGTAGTGCTAAGGTGAGCGAGCACCTCAATGAGAGGCCCTAATGTGCTAAAGGAGGCACCGTTTTGACGGGGATGACGGTAAAATCGCCCCCATCTTTAATGTGATTGTGAGTGCGGCCATTGGGTGAGAGCCCTCGTTATAAAGGATCAGCCATTGATTGATTGTGGCAGCCATGCGTGACTCACAATGGAGCAGAGAAATGTCATCACATGAGTTATTATTATTCACAGGGCCCTGCGTTAAGGCTCCTTTCATTACTGTTTGGGATGATAGCCCATGAGAGGTCATCATTTGAGGATGATAGCTCCTGAATTGGCAGGTCAACTCCATATCATCATGCATGACGGGTCAAAAGGAGGTCAGCAACTCTGTGATTAAGGGCTTTCCATCTGCTCAGGATGGATTCACATTCAACGATCCCCTTGTGCTTCCCTCTCACATAGATTCAGATCTAATGTAGCTCACATGCATCCCATTTAATTTTACACTAATCTAAATTCAGTGCTGGTACAGTGATAGACTGCAGACTAATTCAGTCCCACTACTCCATACGTTTTCCACTTGGATCCAGTGGTGTAATTTACTTAAttaaaatactttgaagtactacttaagtagttttttattttatttacactaTATATCTGGACTttactatttgtatttatttgacaacttttacttcactacattttttaaatatatatttttattttacctttatttaactaggcaagtcagttaagaacaaattcttattttcaatgacggcctgcctgttcagggacagaacgacagatttgtaccttgtcagctcgggggtttgaactttcaaccttccagttactagtccaacgctctaaccactaggctaccctgcattcctaaagaaaatgatgtactttttactccatacgttttccctgacacccaaaagtactcgttacatttgtATTaatttagcaggacaggaaatttgtctaattcacacacttatcaagaaaacatccctggtcatccctactgcctctgatctgttggACTAAActcatgctttgtttgtaaattatgtctgagtgttggagcgtgcccctggctatccgtaattttaaaaacaagaaaatggtgccttcTTGTTTGCATAATATAagatatttgaaatgatttattatttattttatatttaagtatattttagctgTTTCATTgatttttgatacttaagtatatttaaaaccaaatagttttagacttactctagtagtattttactgggtgacttttacttgagtcattttctatcacggtatctttacttttactcaagtatgacaattaggtacttttcccaccactggttGGAGCTAATGCAATCACTAGAATTCTCTAATAAGGAAGCTGACTGGTTTGGTTCATGGACATTTTCCATCTCAGTCCCCAGGATCCTTCCTGGATGTGTGAACATGTCCTGCTTTAGTGCTGTACATCCCATCACAACCCAACACTCTTTAACAGATGATCTCTGTATCCCTGGTCCCGTACCTTCAGCCTCATGTCCCGGGTgtgtctctccagctctctccgcAGCTCCTCCTTGGTCAGTTTGTCCACGTCTATTATGGAGTGTTTCCAGTCTATCTGTTCCACACTGTGGGGGTCATGGGACACATACTGACCAATCTTCACCTTCCTCAAGGTGTGCCAGTAGCCCCTGTAGGCCCCCTCAAACTCCTGCACCAGGTCAGCCAGCGTGCGGAACTCCAGGGGTTTGAACATGAGGTCCTCCCGCCGGCTGATGCCCAGTGCTCCGAAGCGGCCACCGCTGTGCATCCCCAGCACGATGTGGCAAAAGTGGTTCCCTGAGAACTGCGTCTTAAAGCTGAGGGGGAAGCGCTCCACACCTGGCATGCTGTTGCTGAGGTAACTGGGACAGGCAAGGTCAAGGAAATGGAAACCCCGATTATAACTTACCTGGTTGTATGCTCACACTGGACTGCTCCTTTACAGGGTAACATAGACAACAACAGTTTTCAAGCCCCAATGATCTGGTTTTTAAACAAGAATACATTAGTCACATACAGTAGTCTCAGACTGTAAGCACACGAGTCTGTTCTAATCACATAATACTTGGATGCCCTGGTTGTGCCCATAAAGCTTTGTCTTATCTAAATCCCTGTTACCACACTGTTTGGGGCATCACTCTGGGTTATTTTTAGTTTCCCATAAACACTCAGTTGGAAAACAACATTTCCAGGTCATCATTTATCCTCACCCCATTCCTAAGTCTCCAAAATTTGACCAAAAAATGACGTGCAGGTAAAAACACGGGCATAAGAAACTAATTACAATTTCCACATGCTGTCAGAGTGACCCATGGAATACCTAAGCTAATTAAAGGAAAGGATACATTCCAAGGATCACTGCCTCCAGACACTTGATTGGTAGTGACTCCCGGATCATCTCCTTGGCGATGTCCATCAACCTACACAGAATGTGAGGGTTAGAATACACCTGAAGGAAAAGCAACAAAATAGTCTACACTAAGGTAATAATTCCAAACATGGATTCTAAATGGCCCGAAGGACATTTGCACACATTGCAGGACATGTGCATGCATGCAAAGAGAAAATGATTACCTCCTTTAGGCAAAACTATTGATTACTAAAAAGATCTCAAAGCTTAGAAAACGGGCACTTTGAGGAACATTGAAATAAAATTGTCTGGTCACAAACTGAGTGGATGAGCAAAATGCAAAATGTACTAGAAGCTCCTGCCTGGGAAACAGATCCTATTAGACTATAATAACAGTTCCTGTTCCCTCAGTCCTGGGGTGCAACAGCCATACAGCTGATCCAGATATCCAGTTCCTTCAGCTTCTGTCATGATCAGCGCAACTAGGAAGCAATTGGTAAACATCCTCAGCTGCTTCTTCTGTTTGCTGCCTCTGTGGCCTCTCTGCAGCTCCAGGAAAAGCTATTTCGTCAAACCCTGAGATTCTCTCTGGCAGACAACAGTCATGTCATTTACACTGTCTGACATTTACAAACACTTAGGATCATCAAACAGCTAAGCTAAAACGAAACGTTAGGAAACATTAATTGGATAGAAGAAACTGTGCTTACGCAGTAAGAGGCCTGCTCTTCTTGATTTCAAAAaactgtgttcctgtgtgattgTACCTGTAGGATATTGTTAAGTACAAAGAATGCAGAGGGAGTGAAACAACATGGAACTGTTCAAACACAACTAAACATATTCTCATGGAGAATAAAACCATGTTAAGTGATTTCTGATATTCATACTTCCTCGTTTGTGAATTATGGATGAGCTTCTTGAGCTGAGAGGTGCTAATGTTTATGCTTAAAATAGAATATAGCCTAAACATGGCCTACATTCTGAGATGTTGTGACATGTTTAGGACATACATATTGTCCTAAAAAGACAGAGTCAAACAAGTATAAAGTATATATGAACTATTTTACTGGTCAGTCACCACCATAATACTTATTCAGTACATCTACTGTGTGTGAGCCAGTTTCCAATAGCATGGAATCAGCTTGTGCCTATATCTATGAATTATGTATGAAGCTTAAAGCAATACATAATACAGTGCATGGCTAACACATATTTCAGAAAACCCATCTTGAATTCAAACCCAGAGCATAGTGTGCTTGCATCATGCATGGAATAGAGTTTGTTTGCTCAACCTAATGTATATTTTGTTGACATATCTGGATATGTCCTAAACTGTTCAGCCCAGCCTGTAAATCATCAAAACTGACCATGACAAACAACTGCACCTTGAGTTCCAATGAATAGTCATAGCTTTATCTAGACTACCTGGGCTATCATTGGTTCAGAGCTTGGCAATAGTGACAAGCAGTTCTACCATTCCAGGCAAAGGATACTGCAAATCCCTGATATATTTCTGTATGGCTTCTAGGCGCTGTGGGATACTGGTGGTCGGCTGGTATGTAGGCACACTCAGTGTTGGAATCTATGGGGGAGAGGCAGAGCACAACCAGAGGCATTAATATCACACAATCCCTATATTTACAGAGTTGGAGAATGTCCACTTGTTTAACCTAACAACCATGTTTTTTTTAACTTTTAACCCATGATCATTATCTTAATTGTTCCCTATGGTGAGTctatgggtggcaggtagcctaacggTTAAGTGTGATGAGGtttaactgaaaggttgctgtgACAATCTAGTGACATTTTTATCTGCGTGGTCTGTCATGTATATATTTGACAGCTTTATCCACTTGGTTTTAGTCCGAAAATAATGTAATTTTGTATAATGAAATTCCTAACTGGAATGTGCAGTCGGAGACACACTTAGTATACTTAATGAAAACAAACAACCCATCATTGACAATAGTCCGTGGATGTCTAcaagtatacagtgccttcggaaagtattcagaccccatgactttttccacattttgttacgttacagttacaaatcatgtccaatcaattgaatttaccacaggtggactccaatcaagttgtagaaacatctcaaggatgatcaatggaaacaggatgcacctgagctcaattttgtgtctcatagcaaagggtctgaatacttatgtaaataaggtatttcagttttatttttaatatatttgctaaaatgtctaaaaacctgtttttgctttgtcattatgggatattgtgtgtcgcttgatgaggaaatgtttttatttaatccattttaaaataatgctgaaacgtaacaaaatgtggaaaaagggaaggtgtctgaatactttccaaatgtactaTATAGTCAATTAACTTAGCATTTATGGTTGATTTACTGAATGTATTATATCCAGGTGAGGAGAAGGCATGGACAGCTCAACTGGATTCTGCATGCCTGTATGTTGCATGACAGAAATATGTAGCGTTTAAATGACCGTTGTACAATTAGACGGGCCGTAACTGAATCACTCCATTACCATCATTCTGCATAATCAGCTATTCACTCTATTGTCAGTAAGTGTGAATTTGATGAAGTTCATGTAGCATAATTTACTAAGCTATTGGAAAATATATCCTCCTGAACCGTTTACTGTATGTTTATCTCAATCTTGAATGATGGTTTACTTTAAATAAATGTGACTGGTGTGCATATTACTGAAACAGTGTCTAGGCCTATATTTCTGGGGGCTATTGACAAAGTCTGCGTACGAGTGCAGCCTGTAGAGTTCTCAACAGTCAGGCAGGGTGTCTAGCTAGGTCAGGACTTCACCTTCATCCTACCTTGGGCAGATCACTGGCTCCCCGGATGCGTTTCCCTATGGCCTCACCATTAGGGTGAATCCGGGCCACATGCCTCCACATCTGCTCCCAAGTCTCCTCATCCACCGGTAGGCCTCCCCtgttcacaaagaagggcaccccTCCATCCCGCAAGTCCTCTTCCCCTTCATCCTCCtgctcctcatctctctcctccacccccacaCACCCCACTGTGGTCCTCAGCATCCCGCCACACAACGGACCCCAGTCCTGGAACCTGGCTGGCACAAATGGCTTACAGCCTCGCCCTATAACTGTCAATCTGATTGCAGTTTCTCAGCAAGTAACACTCCCACAGCAGGTGAGAAACATGAGCAATTCATGACCCACTGGATATGTAGGACTTTGCAAAACTGCAGGCTATTAGCTATTCAAATACTGTGCCTCTCATGAACAAAATGGCACACTGACTTGAAAATATGTTCCATATGTTGTTACAATTGTCCACTTAAATTGTCAGATGAGTTCAATTTCAAAAACATTAACAAACGCTTCCAAAATCAGAGATTAAAGGGAATTTTTGCTACCTCAATAGTCATAATCACTATCTGAAAAACATGGTTATTGGCACTTTATAAAAATCACAATGATCTATAAGATGCAAAGCAAGTCAAGTATATCACTGAAAAACATGAAACTACACAAAAATTATCTAAACTAGAAAAGGCGTGAATTGGCAGCCAACATTAAACACACTATACTAGGCCTGCAACATTGATGATAAATTCAGCACCTTGGAAATAATGAATACACACAATGCCTACAACATAACGGGGAAAAAATAGCAGTCTTCCAACAGGGTAGGCCACAACAAACTACCTTATTACAAATCACTAATACCCGGCACCGTTATCCCAGAGCGGGGATTCCGTCTATATCCAAAACGCCGGGAAAGATTCGATTGGACATTTCTTCGACACTCTGCTTAGCCGGTGGCGCATTTCAGTCTAGTCCATTTGACATCATATTCTTCTTGTCAGTCCAAGTCATTGTCCAGTTTGAACGCCCATGGCTTCACAGTAGCGAGTGCTGATCTCATGCCTGCTACAATATTGCGCCGCTCAGACACTCCCAGAACCCAGCAGCTGCGCATGCTCTATTTGACGGATTACATCTTCCACGACATGCACATTTCGTCTACTGTGGGTGGCGTCAGCCAAACAAAATTACTCCTCTATTACAGACAAATGATGAGCGGAAAATGCATTAGTCTATTGATAAATATACTGTGAACTGCAATGGCTTGCAGGTACTTGATATAATGCCAGCACAGTGGCAGCTATTATATTAACATTTAACAGCAAATATATTGTATTGGCATCATTCTTGGATACTTTACATGCAGCAAAGCTCAAGGGTTTACTGTATAATAAATGCATTCTCCAAGTTATCAAAGCTCTAGGAGTACTATAATAGAACAACTGGAGACATTTTACTTCTTCCATTAATTTATTGCACTTTTATGGGACAAAAATTAGGTTTGGATTGGTAAGAAAAACACAGCCAGAATAAACTTGCAAAAAATATTCTGTCATTCCTTTTTTCACAAAAAAAACCCAGCATAAACTCAAGTCCTTTGATAATATACAATAAGCAGGTAAACAAATCAAATCCTCCTCGACAGAAGCCACAGTCCAACTGGAATTTAAATCCTATGTCCATCCATTGAATGTTAAAATCTTGGAGCACCATAGTCATCAGGCATTCTTTCAATGTTGAACCTGTGAATAAATATTGTTAGACATGGTTTAAAGATCATGGTATAAGTTATTTTACCTTGCTATACATTTTACtgccatacactgagtgtacaaaacattaagaacacctgctctttccatgacagactaaccaggtgaatccaggtgaacgctatgatcccttattggtcTCTCGATAACATCAgtgtgaaggggaggagacaggttaaagaaggatttttaagcctttagatatggattgtgtatgtgtgtcattcagagggtgaacgggcaagacaagaTATTTAAGTGCCTTGGAACGGGGTATGGTATTAGATGCCAgacgcactggtttgtgtcaaaaactgcaacgctgctgggtttttcacaacagtttcctgtgtgtatcaagaatggtccaccacccaaaggccaacttgacaactgtgggatgcgttggagtcaacatgggccagcatccctgtggaacgctttcgacaccttgtggagtccatgcgccaacaaattgaggctgtgcTGAGGGCAAAAGGTGGGGGGTATCGGTgctcaatattagaaaggtgttcctaatgatcCATTACTAGTGTTCAATGAATCATTGAACAGTAGTAATTTATGTTAACTCTGACCTATGGTTGGAGATGTACATGATGGGTACTCCTGGGATCTTTCTGATTCTTCTCTTCAGGTCTCTGTCCACAGTTGCCAGGATGTAGCACTTGTGCTGTGAAAGACACAGAATTTCATTGATGCTCTTCTCTGGTAGAAAACCAGTGTTCTAATAACTACAGGGTTCACCTAATatacacagaacaaaaatataaaacgtaaAATGGACCAAATTCacagattttactgagttacagttcatataaggaaatcagcccATTGAAATAAacaaggccctaatctatggaattCACATGacagggaatacagatatgcatctgttggtcacagatacctttaaaaaggtaggggcgcggagaaaaaaaacatacagACAGTATCTGGTATAACCACAATTTGCCTCATGgaaatcaggctgttgattgtggcctgtggggtgttgtcccactcctcttcaatggctgtgcgaagttgctggatattggcgggaactggaacacgctgttgtacacgtcgatccaagcatcccaaacatgctcaatgggtgacatgtctggtgagtatgcaggacatcatgctgaaacatgtggtgatggcagcggatgagTGGTACgacaatgggtctcaggatctcgtcacagtatctctgtgcattagaattgccattgataaaatgcaattttatggggcactctgttcacaacattgacatcagcaaaccactcacccacatgacaccatacacgctgtctgccatctgcccagtacagttgaaaccgggattaagCCGTGagggcacacttctccagcatgccagtagCCATCGAAAGTGAGAATTTAACCACTGAGGTGGGTTacaacgccgaactgcagtcaggtcaagacactGGTGAGAATGACGAGCAAGCAGATGAGCTTCCATGAGATGTTCTCTGACAGTtagtgcagaaattctttggttgtgcaaacccagtttcatcagctgttcggATAGCTGGTCActgacgatcctgcaggtgaagaagctggatatggaggtcctgggctggcgtggttatgcgtggtctgtggttgtgtggccggttggacgtactgccaaattatctaaactgacattggaggcagtttatggtagagaaatgaacattatattatctggtaacagctctggtggacacagGATTCGAAGAGACAGtggcaagtcaaattcaaggacttaAGTACTTTTTCAAGCACTAATATTTATTTTCAAGGACcgtccccctcttcaaagggggagacactctagacccaaactgttacagtcctatatccatcctgccctgcctttatCAAGTCTTCGAAcaccaagttaacaaacagatcactgaccatttctaatcccaccgtaccttctccactatgcaatctggtttccgagctggtcatgggtgcatctcagccacgctcaaggttctaaatgttatcataaccgccatcgataaaagacagtactgtgcagccgtattcatcgacctggccaaggcttatGACTCTGGCAAttaccgcattcttatcggcagactcaatagccttggtttctcaaatgactgcctcgcctggttcaccaactacttctcagttaagagttcagtgtgtcaaattggagggcctgttgtccggacctctggcaggggtttcacagggttaaattctcgggccgactcttttcaaTGATGTCGCTCCTTCTgtgggtgattctctgatccacgtctacgcagacgacaccattctgtatatatcTGACCTTTCTTGGACACTgagttaacaaacctccaaacaagctttaTAGCCATACatcactccttccgtggcctccaattgctctttaatgctaataaaactaaatgcatgcatcttcaaccgatcgctgacCGCACCCACCCGcgcgactagcatcactactctggatggttctgacgtAGAAAATGTGGAGAACTacaaaatacctaggtgtctggttagactgtcaaCTCTcgttccagactcacattaagcatctccaatccaaaattaaatgggctatttcgcaacaaagtatccttcactcatgctgccaaatgtaacggatgtgaaacggctagcttagttagcagtggtgcgcgctaaatagcgtttaaatcggtgacgtcacttgctctgagaccttgaagtagtggttccccttgctctgcaagggccgcggcttttgtggagcgatgggtaacgatgc is a window from the Oncorhynchus keta strain PuntledgeMale-10-30-2019 chromosome 35, Oket_V2, whole genome shotgun sequence genome containing:
- the vash1 gene encoding tubulinyl-Tyr carboxypeptidase 1, with amino-acid sequence MLRTTVGCVGVEERDEEQEDEGEEDLRDGGVPFFVNRGGLPVDEETWEQMWRHVARIHPNGEAIGKRIRGASDLPKIPTLSVPTYQPTTSIPQRLEAIQKYIRDLQYNHTGTQFFEIKKSRPLTALMDIAKEMIRESLPIKCLEAVILGIYLSNSMPGVERFPLSFKTQFSGNHFCHIVLGMHSGGRFGALGISRREDLMFKPLEFRTLADLVQEFEGAYRGYWHTLRKVKIGQYVSHDPHSVEQIDWKHSIIDVDKLTKEELRRELERHTRDMRLKIGKAAPPSPTKDRKSCMGSPLRNPGSPMRRNSRIERRPSGEKKVLDPKPPPDMNGYQIRV